The following proteins come from a genomic window of Athalia rosae chromosome 1, iyAthRosa1.1, whole genome shotgun sequence:
- the LOC105685055 gene encoding uncharacterized protein LOC105685055 isoform X1, with product MVDTSEEHVLQWEGHASHVTERFSGLLARQSLVDVTLICEGQGLRVHKLVLASCSPYFEEMLEQDLGQEPTILLSDLNFEVLKAMVEFMYCGETSISKQHLQPLLQAARVFKVKELAWITKNLMAIQSDAADQDRNSAEFSEEEVDDLEDGNEYSLFNDNSYMQTPRWSNIHADEYSERDLDKLVDRKVGPTCDNKLLQSQVSLSSTDMIDDKKVTDVFSPVDQNLIHESQKITDSVELEVDDNVFIDKENELQPVLYEQCCDFVNTKRMPNESVKVPSLITESCPEEECETIKKPSREIKEVTRTVDKCLKVYTHKRRTSIEGIDKHPIKIIDDRPEPPITSNCIDLMEEPSKYETELESEYIMSLSNGNIETVIGFIGNDISDERVYNSRVSDEVPNPSAVNHNKEARQMKEIFPGDNRIVPHEQSDDLIRKSKSLCTPTLRRSVRLSHHEHEDATNNNNTNSIQDTNDKTKEKPIDSRNGTEISRRFKRRHKEAELYCESDENKASPDPIIRGSDPPRFLRSNSKLIARRGSRAHLSLSKNNNKGEQKVKTANKLKSEKIIRSGSVVESSDFLPNKFNTIATVSRALWGDMSDYLENTNNDLDYSDYSPSKEIPFAVGLLPLRAALERMQAMPDYQPRKTRSSVTPLVKHELNGVKRRNSGSNVETNSGGIKRQNTHSQANNLDGNTVCHVHITTSHSQSVRTRRRFSPEHVQQVATTAISPTNIDDRQ from the exons ATGGTTGATACAAGTGAAGAACACGTTCTCCAATGGGAAGGACATGCAAGTCATGTTACTGAAAGATTCAGTGGACTTTTGGCCCGGCAATCCCTTGTCGACGTTACGCTGATTTGTGAAGGGCAAGGTCTGCGCGTTCACAAGCTGGTTCTTGCTTCGTGCAGTCCGTACTTTGAG GAAATGTTGGAACAAGATTTGGGACAAGAGCCAACTATTCTACTGAgcgatttgaatttcgagGTCTTGAAAGCCATGGTTGAATTCATGTACTGTGGAGAGACCAGCATTTCAAAACAGCATTTACAACCATTACTCCAGGCCGCTAGGGTGTTCAAG gtAAAAGAACTAGCATGGATCACTAAAAACCTGATGGCAATACAAAGCGATGCTGCAGATCAAGATCGAAATAGCGCTGAGTTTTCAGAAGAAGAAGTCGACGATTTGGAAGATGGGAATGAGTATAGTTTGTTCAACGACAATAGCTATATGCAGACTCCACGGTGGAGTAATATTCATGCAGATGAATATTCTGAAAGAGACTTGGATAAATTAGTGGACAGAAAAGTAGGACCAACATGTGATAATAAACTGCTCCAATCTCAAGTATCATTATCATCCACGGACATGATAGATGATAAAAAAGTCACCGATGTTTTTAGTCCTGTTGATCAAAACTTGATACATGAGAGTCAGAAAATAACGGATAGCGTTGAGTTGGAAGTAGATGATAATGTTTTTATCGACAAGGAGAACGAACTTCAACCAGTACTCTACGAACAATGCTGTGACTTTGTAAATACTAAAAGAATGCCAAATGAGTCCGTCAAAGTTCCTTCACTCATTACTGAATCTTGCCCTGAAGAGGAGTGTGAGACCATTAAAAAACCATCGCGGGAGATCAAAGAAGTAACTAGAACTGTGGATAAATGTTTGAAAGTTTATACACACAAAAGACGTACATCTATTGAAGGAATCGATAAACATCCCATCAAGATAATAGATGATCGACCAGAACCACCCATTACTAGCAACTGCATAGACTTAATGGAGGAACCTTCTAAATATGAAACTGAATTAGAAAGCGAGTACATTATGAGTTTAAGTAATGGCAACATCGAGACTGTAATAGGTTTTATTGGCAATGATATCTCTGACGAACGTGTATATAATTCAAGGGTGTCCGATGAAGTGCCAAATCCTTCCGCTGTAAATCATAATAAAGAAGCTAGGCAAAtgaaggaaatttttccagGTGACAATAGAATAGTACCACACGAGCAGTCTGATGATTTAATCCGTAAATCCAAATCTTTATGCACTCCGACTTTAAGGAGAAGTGTGAGGCTAAGTCATCACGAACATGAGGATGCTACGAACAATAATAACACTAATTCTATTCAAGACACGAACGATAAAACTAAAGAAAAGCCGATAGATTCCAGAAACGGTACCGAAATATCCAGGAGATTCAAACGAAGACATAAAGAAGCAGAGTTGTACTGCGAATCAGATGAAAACAAAGCCTCGCCAGACCCAATAATAAGAGGATCAGATCCACCAAGGTTCTTACGCAGCAACAGTAAACTTATAGCTCGTCGAGGGAGCAGGGCTCATCTGTCATTATCCAAGAACAATAACAAGGGAGagcaaaaagtgaaaactgctaataaattaaaatcagagaaaataattagatCAGGGTCAGTTGTTGAATCGAGTGATTTCCTGCCAAATAAGTTCAATACAATAGCAACGGTAAGTCGCGCATTGTGGGGGGACATGTCAGATTATTTAGAAAACACCAATAACGATCTTGATTATTCTGATTATTCACCGAGTAAAGAAATACCGTTCGCTGTTGGACTTTTACCCTTACGTGCTGCTTTGGAGAGGATGCAAGCAATGCCTGACTATCAGCCCAGGAAAACTCGTTCCTCGGTTACACCTCTGGTGAAACATGAGTTGAATGGAGTAAAGAGGAGAAACAGTGGCAGTAATGTGGAGACTAATAGTGGAGGTATTAAACGACAAAATACTCATTCTCAAGCTAACAATTTGGATGGTAATACCGTTTGTCACGTTCATATAACTACCAGTCATTCACAGTCTGTCCGCACAAGACGAAGATTTTCACCAGAACATGTTCAACAGGTAGCTACTACTGCGATCTCTCCAACAAATATTGATGATAGACAATGA
- the LOC105685040 gene encoding uncharacterized protein LOC105685040 isoform X2, giving the protein MPGLFKLLSLLIYTVIGVQNGESSSDVWPLERPDGMPAIESLEVMCGKDHMDVHLSFSHPFEGIVSSKGQHADPRCVYVPPSTGQTFFSFRIAYARCGTKPDMHGQFYENTVVVQYDKDLLEVWDEAKRLRCEWFNDYEKTASKPPMVIADLDVIQLDFRGDNVDCWMEIQHGKGPWAPPVSGIVPLGSTLTLVIAINDYRGEFDMRVKSCVASNGRGHKIQLSDEFGCVLRPKMISRFLKARGSDDRATVITYAFFHAFKFPDALSVHIKCKVEICRHGCLDHCQLDGQVSHYAQKRKDHIAPSILTYTAATTTTSDEEDASLYEDIIENGGGMSPGVQDQSQFPLVNEKSATAPKAEAQTSHRLPAPIVEPQQEDTESLSQSYPFLEPLRRLQDHGSTEEKFPHGPRNLEKDSSVESLSPAVASPVANRQKRSVVVSDRKARSADVGVSGLYEVISEADLAFSPDTHAEAVTVFQGRIREEVVYGICLPIPGFSALFVIVSLSAVISALIAGAMLHRLQMQREVVAVSQEGTAAVATHRWLAYRLLRVRRLSQMQPQLNLSQTQSQSQQSIATTVEQG; this is encoded by the exons ATGCCAGGGTTGTTCAAGTTGCTAAGCTTGCTGATCTATACG GTGATTGGCGTGCAGAACGGTGAGTCTAGCAGCGACGTCTGGCCCCTGGAGCGGCCGGACGGTATGCCAGCTATTGAATCTCTCGAAGTAATGTGCGGGAAAGATCACATGGACGTACATCTTTCCTTTTCGCATCCCTTCGAGGGGATTGTATCCTCTAAAGGTCAACACGCCGATCCTCGTTGCGTTTATGTACCGCCTTCAACAGGACAAACCTTCTTCTCCTTCCGGATAGCGTACGCGAG ATGCGGTACGAAACCGGATATGCATGGACAATTTTACGAAAATACCGTTGTCGTACAATACGACAAAGATTTACTGGAGGTTTGGGACGAAGCTAAACGACTTAGGTGTGAATGGTTTAACGATTATGAAAAAACCGCATCAAAACCACCCATGGTTATCGCAGATCTAGACGTCATACAACTCGATTTTAGag gAGACAACGTAGATTGCTGGATGGAAATTCAGCACGGTAAAGGCCCCTGGGCTCCGCCAGTTTCTGGTATTGTTCCGCTAGGCTCCACTCTCACCCTTGTAATCGCTATCAACGATTACAGAG GTGAATTTGACATGAGAGTGAAGTCCTGCGTGGCGTCTAACGGACGTGGTCATAAAATTCAACTAAGCGATGAATTTGGATGCGTATTAAGGCCGAAAATGATCAGCCGCTTTTTAAAAGCTCGAGGATCTGACGACCGCGCTACTGTTATCACGTATGCCTTCTTCCATGCGTTCAAATTCCCGGACGCTCTCAGTGTCCACATCAAATGCAag GTAGAGATCTGCAGGCACGGATGTCTGGATCACTGTCAACTGGACGGTCAAGTGAGTCATTATGCTCAGAAACGTAAAGATCATATAGCACCGTCGATTTTGACGTACACAgcggcaacgacgacgacatcgGACGAAGAGGACGCGTCGCTATATGAAGACATAATAGAAAACGGTGGAGGAATGTCACCAGGCGTACAGGATCAGTCCCAGTTTCCGTTGGTCAATGAAAAATCAGCGACAGCACCAAAAGCGGAAGCTCAAACGAGTCATCGTCTTCCTGCACCAATTGTCGAACCACAACAAGAGGATACAGAATCCTTGAGTCAGTCGTATCCATTTTTG GAACCTCTGCGACGTCTTCAGGACCACGGATCAACCGAAGAAAAGTTTCCTCACGGTCCTAGAAATTTGGAGAAAGATTCTTCGGTGGAGTCTTTATCACCTGCGGTTGCATCGCCTGTCGCCAATAGGCAAAAGAGATCGGTTGTGGTTTCAGATCGTAAAGCTAGAAGTGCTGACGTTGGAGTCAGCGGACTTTACGAAGTTATTTCTGAGGCAGATCTTGCTTTTAGTCCTGACACCCACGCAGAAGCTGTAACCGTATTTCAGGGTAGAATAAGGGAGGAAGTTGTCTACGGAATATGTCTTCCCATTCCTGGATTCAGCGCCCTGTTTGTCATAGTATCATTGTCCGCTGTAATATCTGCTCTAATTGCTGGCGCCATGTTACATCGGCTACAAATGCAACGTGAGGTCGTCGCAGTTAGCCAAGAAGGAACAGCGGCTGTAGCAACGCATCGATGGCTCGCTTATCGGTTGTTACGAGTACGTCGACTAAGCCAGATGCAACCGCAGTTGAATTTAAGTCAAACCCAAAGTCAGTCACAGCAGTCTATTGCTACTACGGTGGAACAGGGTTGA
- the LOC105685055 gene encoding uncharacterized protein LOC105685055 isoform X2, with product MLEQDLGQEPTILLSDLNFEVLKAMVEFMYCGETSISKQHLQPLLQAARVFKVKELAWITKNLMAIQSDAADQDRNSAEFSEEEVDDLEDGNEYSLFNDNSYMQTPRWSNIHADEYSERDLDKLVDRKVGPTCDNKLLQSQVSLSSTDMIDDKKVTDVFSPVDQNLIHESQKITDSVELEVDDNVFIDKENELQPVLYEQCCDFVNTKRMPNESVKVPSLITESCPEEECETIKKPSREIKEVTRTVDKCLKVYTHKRRTSIEGIDKHPIKIIDDRPEPPITSNCIDLMEEPSKYETELESEYIMSLSNGNIETVIGFIGNDISDERVYNSRVSDEVPNPSAVNHNKEARQMKEIFPGDNRIVPHEQSDDLIRKSKSLCTPTLRRSVRLSHHEHEDATNNNNTNSIQDTNDKTKEKPIDSRNGTEISRRFKRRHKEAELYCESDENKASPDPIIRGSDPPRFLRSNSKLIARRGSRAHLSLSKNNNKGEQKVKTANKLKSEKIIRSGSVVESSDFLPNKFNTIATVSRALWGDMSDYLENTNNDLDYSDYSPSKEIPFAVGLLPLRAALERMQAMPDYQPRKTRSSVTPLVKHELNGVKRRNSGSNVETNSGGIKRQNTHSQANNLDGNTVCHVHITTSHSQSVRTRRRFSPEHVQQVATTAISPTNIDDRQ from the exons ATGTTGGAACAAGATTTGGGACAAGAGCCAACTATTCTACTGAgcgatttgaatttcgagGTCTTGAAAGCCATGGTTGAATTCATGTACTGTGGAGAGACCAGCATTTCAAAACAGCATTTACAACCATTACTCCAGGCCGCTAGGGTGTTCAAG gtAAAAGAACTAGCATGGATCACTAAAAACCTGATGGCAATACAAAGCGATGCTGCAGATCAAGATCGAAATAGCGCTGAGTTTTCAGAAGAAGAAGTCGACGATTTGGAAGATGGGAATGAGTATAGTTTGTTCAACGACAATAGCTATATGCAGACTCCACGGTGGAGTAATATTCATGCAGATGAATATTCTGAAAGAGACTTGGATAAATTAGTGGACAGAAAAGTAGGACCAACATGTGATAATAAACTGCTCCAATCTCAAGTATCATTATCATCCACGGACATGATAGATGATAAAAAAGTCACCGATGTTTTTAGTCCTGTTGATCAAAACTTGATACATGAGAGTCAGAAAATAACGGATAGCGTTGAGTTGGAAGTAGATGATAATGTTTTTATCGACAAGGAGAACGAACTTCAACCAGTACTCTACGAACAATGCTGTGACTTTGTAAATACTAAAAGAATGCCAAATGAGTCCGTCAAAGTTCCTTCACTCATTACTGAATCTTGCCCTGAAGAGGAGTGTGAGACCATTAAAAAACCATCGCGGGAGATCAAAGAAGTAACTAGAACTGTGGATAAATGTTTGAAAGTTTATACACACAAAAGACGTACATCTATTGAAGGAATCGATAAACATCCCATCAAGATAATAGATGATCGACCAGAACCACCCATTACTAGCAACTGCATAGACTTAATGGAGGAACCTTCTAAATATGAAACTGAATTAGAAAGCGAGTACATTATGAGTTTAAGTAATGGCAACATCGAGACTGTAATAGGTTTTATTGGCAATGATATCTCTGACGAACGTGTATATAATTCAAGGGTGTCCGATGAAGTGCCAAATCCTTCCGCTGTAAATCATAATAAAGAAGCTAGGCAAAtgaaggaaatttttccagGTGACAATAGAATAGTACCACACGAGCAGTCTGATGATTTAATCCGTAAATCCAAATCTTTATGCACTCCGACTTTAAGGAGAAGTGTGAGGCTAAGTCATCACGAACATGAGGATGCTACGAACAATAATAACACTAATTCTATTCAAGACACGAACGATAAAACTAAAGAAAAGCCGATAGATTCCAGAAACGGTACCGAAATATCCAGGAGATTCAAACGAAGACATAAAGAAGCAGAGTTGTACTGCGAATCAGATGAAAACAAAGCCTCGCCAGACCCAATAATAAGAGGATCAGATCCACCAAGGTTCTTACGCAGCAACAGTAAACTTATAGCTCGTCGAGGGAGCAGGGCTCATCTGTCATTATCCAAGAACAATAACAAGGGAGagcaaaaagtgaaaactgctaataaattaaaatcagagaaaataattagatCAGGGTCAGTTGTTGAATCGAGTGATTTCCTGCCAAATAAGTTCAATACAATAGCAACGGTAAGTCGCGCATTGTGGGGGGACATGTCAGATTATTTAGAAAACACCAATAACGATCTTGATTATTCTGATTATTCACCGAGTAAAGAAATACCGTTCGCTGTTGGACTTTTACCCTTACGTGCTGCTTTGGAGAGGATGCAAGCAATGCCTGACTATCAGCCCAGGAAAACTCGTTCCTCGGTTACACCTCTGGTGAAACATGAGTTGAATGGAGTAAAGAGGAGAAACAGTGGCAGTAATGTGGAGACTAATAGTGGAGGTATTAAACGACAAAATACTCATTCTCAAGCTAACAATTTGGATGGTAATACCGTTTGTCACGTTCATATAACTACCAGTCATTCACAGTCTGTCCGCACAAGACGAAGATTTTCACCAGAACATGTTCAACAGGTAGCTACTACTGCGATCTCTCCAACAAATATTGATGATAGACAATGA
- the LOC105685040 gene encoding uncharacterized protein LOC105685040 isoform X1, whose product MKTCRGAGISRMPGLFKLLSLLIYTVIGVQNGESSSDVWPLERPDGMPAIESLEVMCGKDHMDVHLSFSHPFEGIVSSKGQHADPRCVYVPPSTGQTFFSFRIAYARCGTKPDMHGQFYENTVVVQYDKDLLEVWDEAKRLRCEWFNDYEKTASKPPMVIADLDVIQLDFRGDNVDCWMEIQHGKGPWAPPVSGIVPLGSTLTLVIAINDYRGEFDMRVKSCVASNGRGHKIQLSDEFGCVLRPKMISRFLKARGSDDRATVITYAFFHAFKFPDALSVHIKCKVEICRHGCLDHCQLDGQVSHYAQKRKDHIAPSILTYTAATTTTSDEEDASLYEDIIENGGGMSPGVQDQSQFPLVNEKSATAPKAEAQTSHRLPAPIVEPQQEDTESLSQSYPFLEPLRRLQDHGSTEEKFPHGPRNLEKDSSVESLSPAVASPVANRQKRSVVVSDRKARSADVGVSGLYEVISEADLAFSPDTHAEAVTVFQGRIREEVVYGICLPIPGFSALFVIVSLSAVISALIAGAMLHRLQMQREVVAVSQEGTAAVATHRWLAYRLLRVRRLSQMQPQLNLSQTQSQSQQSIATTVEQG is encoded by the exons AT gaaAACTTGTCGTGGGGCTGGGATCTCCAGGATGCCAGGGTTGTTCAAGTTGCTAAGCTTGCTGATCTATACG GTGATTGGCGTGCAGAACGGTGAGTCTAGCAGCGACGTCTGGCCCCTGGAGCGGCCGGACGGTATGCCAGCTATTGAATCTCTCGAAGTAATGTGCGGGAAAGATCACATGGACGTACATCTTTCCTTTTCGCATCCCTTCGAGGGGATTGTATCCTCTAAAGGTCAACACGCCGATCCTCGTTGCGTTTATGTACCGCCTTCAACAGGACAAACCTTCTTCTCCTTCCGGATAGCGTACGCGAG ATGCGGTACGAAACCGGATATGCATGGACAATTTTACGAAAATACCGTTGTCGTACAATACGACAAAGATTTACTGGAGGTTTGGGACGAAGCTAAACGACTTAGGTGTGAATGGTTTAACGATTATGAAAAAACCGCATCAAAACCACCCATGGTTATCGCAGATCTAGACGTCATACAACTCGATTTTAGag gAGACAACGTAGATTGCTGGATGGAAATTCAGCACGGTAAAGGCCCCTGGGCTCCGCCAGTTTCTGGTATTGTTCCGCTAGGCTCCACTCTCACCCTTGTAATCGCTATCAACGATTACAGAG GTGAATTTGACATGAGAGTGAAGTCCTGCGTGGCGTCTAACGGACGTGGTCATAAAATTCAACTAAGCGATGAATTTGGATGCGTATTAAGGCCGAAAATGATCAGCCGCTTTTTAAAAGCTCGAGGATCTGACGACCGCGCTACTGTTATCACGTATGCCTTCTTCCATGCGTTCAAATTCCCGGACGCTCTCAGTGTCCACATCAAATGCAag GTAGAGATCTGCAGGCACGGATGTCTGGATCACTGTCAACTGGACGGTCAAGTGAGTCATTATGCTCAGAAACGTAAAGATCATATAGCACCGTCGATTTTGACGTACACAgcggcaacgacgacgacatcgGACGAAGAGGACGCGTCGCTATATGAAGACATAATAGAAAACGGTGGAGGAATGTCACCAGGCGTACAGGATCAGTCCCAGTTTCCGTTGGTCAATGAAAAATCAGCGACAGCACCAAAAGCGGAAGCTCAAACGAGTCATCGTCTTCCTGCACCAATTGTCGAACCACAACAAGAGGATACAGAATCCTTGAGTCAGTCGTATCCATTTTTG GAACCTCTGCGACGTCTTCAGGACCACGGATCAACCGAAGAAAAGTTTCCTCACGGTCCTAGAAATTTGGAGAAAGATTCTTCGGTGGAGTCTTTATCACCTGCGGTTGCATCGCCTGTCGCCAATAGGCAAAAGAGATCGGTTGTGGTTTCAGATCGTAAAGCTAGAAGTGCTGACGTTGGAGTCAGCGGACTTTACGAAGTTATTTCTGAGGCAGATCTTGCTTTTAGTCCTGACACCCACGCAGAAGCTGTAACCGTATTTCAGGGTAGAATAAGGGAGGAAGTTGTCTACGGAATATGTCTTCCCATTCCTGGATTCAGCGCCCTGTTTGTCATAGTATCATTGTCCGCTGTAATATCTGCTCTAATTGCTGGCGCCATGTTACATCGGCTACAAATGCAACGTGAGGTCGTCGCAGTTAGCCAAGAAGGAACAGCGGCTGTAGCAACGCATCGATGGCTCGCTTATCGGTTGTTACGAGTACGTCGACTAAGCCAGATGCAACCGCAGTTGAATTTAAGTCAAACCCAAAGTCAGTCACAGCAGTCTATTGCTACTACGGTGGAACAGGGTTGA